In Burkholderia lata, the DNA window CGCGAGCGCGCTCGTGATCGGCTTCGGCGCCGTGCTGCTGATCCGGCGCCGGCATCCGCGGGCGCTCGCGCGGATTCCGCCCGCGCGGCTCGGCCTGTGGTCGTTCGCGGTCGCGATCGCGCATGGCGCGGGGCTGATGCTGGTGCCGATCTATCTCGGGCTGTGCGGGCTCGACCAGGACGCCGGCCACCGGGCGGCGGCCACGCTCGTCGATGCACATCTCGGGATGGCGCTCGTCGTCGCGGCCGTGCACGCGATCGCAATGATCGGCGCCGGCGGCGGGCTTGCATGGCTCGTGTACCGCTATCTCGGGCTGAAGTTCGTGTCGCGGAGCTGGTTCAATCTCGACGCGGTGTGGGCGTCGAGCCTGATCGTGACGGGCGCGTTGTCGCTCGGACTGGCGGCGGCGCGATAGCGCGGGGATCAGCGGCGGATGTGGCAGAGCGGCACTACCGCAGAGAAACGCGACAGAACGGCGATGCCCGACGCGTGCAATTGCGCATCCGGCAGCGCGTCGCAGTGTTCGCTACGTCACCCTGCCCCCGCAATGCACCGCCTGGCCGGGCCCGACGGCCCCGATTCCGCTAAAATCGGGCCATGCGCACCCCTTCCCCCTCGACCGCCTTGTCGCCTTTCGTCCGCCGTGCCCGCCCCGCCCGCGTCGCGCCGCGCCCGCCCGTCTCGTTCCGGATGGCCGCGCGATGAGCCACGCCAATCCTCCGGATTTCGACGCGGCCGCGTTCCGGCAAGCCCTCGGCCAGTTCGCCACGGGCGTGACGGTGATCACGACGCGCGCGCCGTCCGGCCAGCTGATCGGCATCACCGCCAGTTCGTTCAACTCGGTGTCGCTCGATCCGCCGCTCGTGCTGTGGAGCCTCGCGCACAAATCGGCGTCGACGCCCGTGTTCCGCGGCAACAGCCATTACGTGGTGAACGTGCTCGCGGCGTCGCAGCTCGACCTGTGCAAGCGCTTCTCGACCTACAAGGGCGACCGCTTCGAAGGCATCGCGCATGCGGCCGGCAACTCGGGGATGCCCGTGCTCGACGGCGCGCTCGCGTGGTTCGAATGCCACAACCGCAGCCGCTACGATGAAGGCGACCA includes these proteins:
- a CDS encoding flavin reductase family protein — encoded protein: MSHANPPDFDAAAFRQALGQFATGVTVITTRAPSGQLIGITASSFNSVSLDPPLVLWSLAHKSASTPVFRGNSHYVVNVLAASQLDLCKRFSTYKGDRFEGIAHAAGNSGMPVLDGALAWFECHNRSRYDEGDHVIFVGEVERCGVRAVSDTAPPLVFHGGGFHGLTPL